The Lepeophtheirus salmonis mitochondrion, complete genome genome contains the following window.
TTTGGGCTAAAGCATCTAGTATTTACAAAATACTCATTTTAGTTAAACTACCAAATAGAGTTAGCCTAATAAGTAAAAAAAGTGGAGTGGGACAGTTCTGTAGACTTTGAACGGATTGAAGAGATAAGGGCAGCAAGGCCTATACATGCTTCACAGACTATAACTGTTACAAATAAAAATCTGATAGTGGAGTAAGTTATATTAAAGACCGAAAAAAAAATGCAAATAGGAATTATGGTAGCTGTAAGAGCTTCTAATAAAAGGAGCCTGAT
Protein-coding sequences here:
- the ND4L gene encoding NADH dehydrogenase subunit 4L, producing the protein MSTILVTLVLIFFLPHLSSLYLLALPPLFTSSWFLFNKGHLLISLLLLEALTATMIPICIFFSVFNMTYSTISFLFVTVMVCEACMGLAALISSIRSKSTELSHSTFFTY